A window of Oncorhynchus keta strain PuntledgeMale-10-30-2019 chromosome 27, Oket_V2, whole genome shotgun sequence contains these coding sequences:
- the LOC118360025 gene encoding potassium voltage-gated channel subfamily G member 1-like, with protein sequence MTLLAGDGSDYDYSALSCASDASLLLLPQPPPLSEQEALKGAYYKRAQLLTNATSLFATHKLHVIINVGGLRYQLPWTTLEDFPLSRLGQLRLCSSFDEIMCVCDDYDIAQNEFFFDRSPCAFRTILTFLRAGKLRSLREMCALSFREELHYWGVPEENLEWCCRRRLIQRVDECDELERAAQEDEEEELMMDTDSGHRRGSTALATETRMGHCMNKLRDMVERPHSGLPGKIFACLSVLFVTITAVNLSISTMPAMREEEEQGKCSQMCYNIFIVETVCVGWFSLEFTLRFIQDRDKLAFLRRPLNLIDVVAILPYYITLVVDSYQGEKKLGSGSSYLDKVGLVLRILRALRILYVMRLARHSLGLQTLGLTARRCTREFGLLLLFLCVAIALFSPLLYLIENEMAATHEFSSIPATYWWAVITMTTVGYGDMVPRSIPGQVVALSSILSGILLMAFPVTSIFHTFSRSYVELKQEQQRLLQRRTHFLLRRRMGGLGSNMSLESDYPSCGSTKTRDRDD encoded by the exons ATGACGTTGCTGGCAGGTGATGGCTCGGACTACGACTACAGCGCTCTGAGCTGTGCCTCTgatgcctccctcctcctcctccctcaaccCCCGCCCCTGTCAGAGCAGGAGGCCCTCAAGGGGGCCTACTACAAACGAGCCCAATTACTCACCAATGCTACCTCGCTCTTCGCTACACATAAACTCCACGTCATCATCAACGTGGGTGGGCTGCGTTATCAACTACCCTGGACCACCTTGGAGGACTTCCCCCTGTCCCGACTGGGCCAGCTGCGCCTCTGCAGCAGCTTCGACGAGATCATGTGCGTCTGCGATGATTACGACATCGCTCAAAACGAGTTCTTCTTCGACCGCTCGCCCTGTGCCTTCCGCACCATCCTGACTTTCCTGCGGGCTGGGAAGCTGCGGTCCCTCAGGGAGATGTGTGCCCTCTCCTTCAGGGAGGAGCTGCACTACTGGGGGGTCCCTGAAGAGAACCTGGAGTGGTGCTGCCGTCGCCGCCTCATCCAGCGGGTGGATGAGTGTGACGAGTTGGAACGGGCTGCccaggaggacgaggaggaggagctgaTGATGGACACGGACAGCGGGCACCGTAGGGGTTCCACCGCCCTGGCTACGGAGACCCGGATGGGACATTGTATGAACAAGCTGAGGGACATGGTGGAGCGGCCCCACTCAGGCCTGCCAGGAAAGATCTTTGCCTGTCTGTCGGTGCTGTTTGTCACCATCACAGCTGTCAACCTGTCCATCAGTACCATGCCGGctatgagagaggaggaggagcaa GGCAAGTGCTCCCAGATGTGCTACAACATCTTCATTGTGGAGACGGTGTGTGTGGGCTGGTTCTCCCTAGAATTCACCCTGCGCTTCATCCAGGACCGAGACAAACTAGCCTTCCTGAGGCGCCCTCTGAACCTCATAGACGTGGTGGCAATCCTGCCCTACTACATCACCCTGGTCGTGGACAGCTACCAGGGGGAGAAGAAGCTGGGTTCGGGAAGTAGTTACCTGGATAAGGTGGGCCTTGTGCTCCGTATCCTCCGCGCCCTGAGGATCCTATATGTGATGCGACTGGCCCGCCACTCCTTGGGCCTGCAGACTCTGGGGCTGACGGCGCGGCGCTGCACACGGGAGTTTGGgttgctcctcctcttcctctgtgtgGCCATTGCCCTCTTCTCCCCGCTGCTCTACCTCATTGAGAACGAGATGGCCGCCACCCACGAGTTCAGCAGTATCCCCGCCACCTACTGGTGGGCTGTCATTACCATGACAACGGTGGGCTACGGGGACATGGTTCCGAGGAGCATCCCGGGTCAGGTGGTGGCGTTAAGCAGTATCCTGAGCGGGATTCTTCTCATGGCATTCCCAGTCACCTCCATCTTTCATACGTTCTCCCGGTCCTACGTGGAACTGAAGCAGGAGCAGCAGAGGCTACTGCAAAGACGGACACACTTCCTGTTACGCAGGAGGATGGGTGGGCTGGGAAGTAACATGTCGCTGGAGAGTGACTACCCCAGCTGTGGCTCCACTAAGACCAGGGACCGGGatgactga
- the LOC127912562 gene encoding sericin-1-like, which translates to MSGPRVAAEATGDTSAGSRFHASAGSTAGSSGFRASAGSTGSRASAGSTGSRASAGSTGSRASAGFTGSRASAASSGFRASAGSAGSRASAGSTGYRASAGSTGSRASAGSTGSRASAGSTGSRTSAEATGPLLVLWTSLWLASCGLSRVSGMWCY; encoded by the exons ATGTCGGGTCCAAGGGTGGCTGCTGAAGCAACTGGGGATACCTCAGCTGGCTCacgcttccatgcctcagctggatcGACAG ccggctcgtcaggcttccgCGCCTCAGCCGGCTCTACAGGTTCCCGCGCCTCAGCCGGCTCTACAGGTTCCCGCGCCTCAGCCGGCTCTACAGGTTCACGCGCCTCAGCCGGCTTTACAGGTTCCCGCGCCTCAGCCGCCTCGTCAGGCTTCCGCGCCTCAGCCGGCTCTGCAGGTTCCCGCGCCTCAGCCGGCTCTACAGGTTACCGCGCCTCAGCCGGCTCTACAGGTTCCCGCGCCTCAGCCGGCTCTACAGGTTCCCGCGCCTCAGCTGGCTCTACAGGTTCCCGCACCTCAGCAGAAGCGACCGGCCCGCTCCTGGTCCTTTGGACGTCCCTCTGGTTGGCATCCTGCGGCTTGAGCCGTGTATCAGGGATGTG GTGTTATTGA